The Nicotiana tabacum cultivar K326 chromosome 5, ASM71507v2, whole genome shotgun sequence sequence AACCATTTCCCTTTCTTCCCCCtctattaattattaaataaatagGATTTTTACACTGTATAGCTGCCCACCCAAAAAAATagtcagtatatatatatatatatatatagccgtccataattaatgtataatatgtgtatacCGGCTAGGATATGTACAAATATTTTTGGCCGAGTGGCCAAATGTGTAACTTGcccctttcatttttctttttaagtaCTAGTATCTGATCAATAAACCCTTATGGTCCAGCCCTTCCTGGACCTCGtgtatagcgggagcttagtgcaccgggctgcccttatTCAGATTTTGAAGCTAAAAGAATACTAAAatcatctttttttctttcatgTATATGCAATTTTCTTCATCATGCTACACACTCTTAAATTAAGACTCTTAATTAGAACCTGTGATATAAAAATGAGTGCACCTCTATTGAAAATGCTGAATTCTTGAGCCATAATTTCAGGAGGTTTCAATCAGCCTATCATGTGTGGTGGTGAGCCTAGGTATAAAGATTGGAATAGTGTCaccctgcaaaaaaaaaaaaaaagcaaaatgtTGATATACTAATTAAGCATGCCAAAACTTCAAACTAAACTAGCTAGCTCCTAGAGGCAGATCTAGAGCGTGCTCGTTCAATTGAATTCACTACTTTTGGCTCGAATTACTTATTATTacattatgaagaaaaaaaatcataaatgtGTAATACTTCACATCCATTCTCAACCAGTTGACTCTAAACGTTGAATTCGCCTCTGCAGTAGCTCCTTGTATAATCTCTATTTTCTCACGTACGAAAGATTTTTTTTCCCTCTAATGCGCTTGCAATTAGACCAGTCGTAACCCCAATTGTTACGGGAATGTTGTTTAGTTGGTCTATGCATGTCTGGACAGCCTCGGTTAATCCTGCCTATATTAGGTTGCATGTCTTTTTGTAGTCGGATCTCTAAGTTTTCAGAATGCtccggatttttttttaaaagaataaagaaaataaaaatacatggcTTACCCTCCAAAAGAAATTAATAATAATTGAATCAATAACTTCAAATTCATTTGCTTTGGCCATTGATTCCTGCAACATTAATAACATTCATACATTAGCTTCTTTTAGGATCAtttatttggaaaaaaataaatacatatcaTCACTAACAAGAGAGAAAAATAGTTACCTTTCAAAAAAATAGGATAATGGAGAAAGGATTAAAAATGTGGCAAATGATGATAAAATTACAAGGGATGAAGGTTTGAAACCTAATGACATAAGATAACTTGCTAATACTGAATTTCCTGCATATATAAATTGCATTCCTATTAAACCTCCTATCATTGCAAAATCTTCAAAAACTTCCTTCTTTTGAATTCCTTTCATTTTCTCTTCAATAAATAGCTGAAATTAACCTTCAATATTGCCTTTCTCCCTCAATATCTACCAGCCAGATATAACTGTgcctcaatccaaaataaaattacTTGTCATATAGCACAAGAAACGACTATGTCTCAATCTTAAACGAGATTACTTGTCATATAGCACAAGATACGACCATGTCTCAATCTCTGACAAGATTTCTTGTCATATAGCACAAGATACGACCATGTCTTAATCTGAAACAAGATTACTTGTCATATATCATAAGATACGACTATGTCTCAATCTGAAACAAGATTACTTGTCATATAGCACAAGATATGACCAGTCTCAATCCCAGACAAGATTACTTGTCATGTACGGATTGATAAACGTGacatatataaattaaattcttTATAGGGAACAAAGTGCTATTGATCAATGATCACTCTTCATcgtatattttcatttttttcctcaTAATTTACCTTCATTCACCTGCAATATATTGCCTTAGTATTACCagatattttcatatttttttctcATAATTCACCTTCCCTTCACCTGCAATATTACGTTGGCTCGTTGATCTTTTCTGGTATTTATTCTAGGTATTATTGGTTAGCAAAGAACTAGTATATATATGGATAATTTGTTCTTGAAAAAATATCCATTTGGTTTCCTCCTAATTATCTGTTTGAGGAAGAGGAGTTTGGAAAATTATGTGGCCAAGATTCTTTTGTAGGACAAATGGAATTATCAATGATCACTTATTCAATTGGTTTACTGGTTTGCCATTCAATCTGCCAAATGGATTAAATTGAAATTAAATTTAGTTAAAtgccagaaaaatgaaaaaaattaaatgcCGAAAATAGTATCAATATTTAATAGAAGTAGTATCAATATTCGACCTAATAGATTTTGCCCCTGTACTATCTAAAATTGACCAATTTTGTCTTTCGTTAATCTTTTGATTTTATATTACCCTTTCCCTTGATCCATAACAGATCTCCAACCTGGGTTAACTTTAAATCATAACCAAAAGTTGATTGgtaaatttgattatttttttctcGAAGAATTCGAACTCGTGTCCATTCATTTTATGCTGGAACTCTATTAATAACAAGGGGCCAAGGTTAACAATAAGGACATAAAATGAACCTAAAATATACCGTATAATAAAATTGAGCAATTTCAATTAGTACATAAGCAAgatttatacttttttttttttaattttgttgaagaaaataagaaaacGTGATTAGTTGATTAATATCGTGTGACTGCCTTCGTAGTAACCTGTTTAGCTAATATAATATCccttttgaccaaaaaaaaaattataattggTATAATTGGGTCAATAACGTATCATTTTAAAATGGCTTGACGCACCTCGTCTCAGATGGGCAAAGAGAGCATGGCATTGTATGCGCAATTTCTTTTTTTATGTATGTATAatttaaaatttacaaaataacaTTGTAAAAATTTATCCTATTAAGCTTGTAAAAAATAATTATGGATTAGGTATGATACTAAATGATTAAATCAATGTTTTGATTGCCAAGTGGTAGGCCAAAAGGCATGCTAAAGAATATTTTAGTGGTGAAAAAGACATAATTCAAATTATAGTATCACAAGTTAGATAGTATCATTTACACCATAATAACCTCTTATAGCATGTTACTTGGAGTAATTACTAATGGGataagattttttttatatacaagtaacttattaggtaattaaatataaatttttattataattaatcagttattttataaaattgataACTAGCCTGAAAATAGTGATTAAAATACTGATAATGCAAAGTTATCTTTACACTTCAAACGtgacttagagcccgtttggacataagaatttttttatttttcgaaaTAAGTGTTTGActataaaatttctaattttcacttgaaaatgaattttgaaatttttcgaaaatttcaaaaactctaaaaagctgatttcaaaaatttcactcaggttactcacaaaacttcaaaaacaacccaaaattatatttatgtacAAACACAAcactaattttcaaataccatttttacttgaaaaaaagaatttgctttttttgaaaattacaattcttatgtccaaatacCCATTTAAATACTAGTCGGAGTCAAAAAGATTCACGAAAAATTCACAACTGACGCTACTTGTGTGAGTTTTTTTTTATCTCACAATTTTATAGTTCCATAATTTTGTTGACCACAACGTATGGATTCACAAATGTGTGGAATAAAAATAGGCATCACACAACTAATGTCAATTCTGTGTGAGCCACCCACAATCACTGGGGATTCACCCCTATATATACCTTTGGCGCGAATTGAAAACCCAAATATTTTCTAATCACTGCTCACACTTCTCAGCTGAGAGCTTAGAGTTCAAATGGAAGACGACACCGGAGAACGATCAAGCTTCGTCATCGGCCTCATCGAGAATCGCGCCAAGGaggttctctctctctctctctctctctctctctctatatttCTAGGTACATCGAATGTGCAAATTTGAACTTTCATTTGAATAAATAGATGCGACTTCGCCTTATAGATACAATTTCGATATGTATAACAAGCAAAATTTGAACTACATTTGAACAAATAGATACAATTACGGCGATGTATAACAAGcatatttgaattttaaacttcATTTTGGATAAATAGACACAAGTTCCGCGATGTATAACGAATGAATGTAAACATCTTCTTTTTCGAGCAAAAGGTGCATTTTCGCGACGTAACGagcaaattgaattttttttggataATAGGTGCAATTTCCCTGCGTAACGAGCggaattgattttttttgaatGAATAGGTGCGATTTTTGAACCTGACGAGcgaatttgatttttttgttatGAATAATAGGTGTATTTTGAGCAAAAGTTTAAACTTCTACCGAATAAATTGATgatattttctgatttatgacGAGGAAATTCGAACTCTGTTTTTGAATTAATAGGTGCAATTTGACTTTATAAGTGCTTATGTCATGTTATAAATATGTGATAGCTTACTAGTTTGAGAAATTTGAGAAATGGATAAATATGATGCAGTTTGACGGTAGCTTCGAGTTTAGCTAAGTTAAATGAAGAGATTGTATTATGCTTAATTTTACACGTATTGTCAGAGAATATGTTGATGTTTTATATCTGAAATTTATTGATGTGTTGAGGTAATCCAGATTTATGACAAAGCTAAGCAGGTAATTAAAACTTACAAGTTTTAGGATAGCTTCGAGCTTGTCAAATTCATAGAAGATATTGTATTATGCTTAATTTCAAATGTATGTATGAGAATGTGGATATATAATTTGAATTCACCGTATATTTTCTAACTTTGGTTGTGTTGGGTTGTGTCTCACATTGGTGGATAATGGGTGACTTCTCGTTATATGATCTTGGACAATCCTCATCTCATAAGCTAACTTttgggttgagttaggcccaaggtccatttTATCGTGTTATCATAGCCAGACCCAAACCCATCCCAATTTATTGTTACCGATGTTGGGCCCCATTTATGTTGTTCACGCTCCAGTTTGCAGGCTTATGGGTGTCTAACGGGTGGGCCGGGCTGGGTAGGATAATTTAGGAACCGTATGGGTTGGAGTCCGGGCCAGTTATGGATTGGGGCTTACCGAGTTTAACGGGTTCGGATTCATCCGAGTAAAAAATGAACCGTAAAGGTTACGGGTACAAGGGGCCGGGCCGGACCGGGCTGGGTTGGGTTAgtgtagtttttaatttttttttgtattttgtataactattgtaaattatatttatataaagtaaaaatataaagaatacaatgaagatgagaaaaaattgtacttataaattgcaagtactatatttatttcaaaattacaaaattgaagtttgcatttaacaagtaaattaacgaaaaaagagtaaaactaaattttcatgcataataatacttcaaattaatctaacaaactaaaacattaagcataaatacgtctaataattttaaaataacacaaattgtctcaaatcaacttaaatacaaatttccgGAGGTCGCTCAAGACAACTCttcatatgcctccttaaactgcCTGTGCCACACTTTGGACGAAGATTTAAGACTCaaccacagttcttgcactttactttctgaatttcttcattttcttctaccacctcaaagtgttcccaaacatatgagcgcactctagaagtacgagacatgatttaacttgaattgagaatttgggtttgagaaatgagagacgagtgaagaaatgaagaagggggagggggtgtatttatagtttttcaaaaggTTAAATTTGTAATTACACAAgtgttaattttttaaaaaaaaaggtccAAAAAGGGGTAATTGCGCAAATCAGCCGTTGGGCAACGGCTCCTTGGCAGGCGACCGTTGCCAACAGTTAACATGGGCTGCCCAatcaacaattaaaaaaaaaaaaaagctagcCGTTAACCGGTCTGGGCCAGGCCGGTCTAGGCCGGTTTAACTGGTTCTACAGTATTTCTGTTGATCGGGTTTGACCAGTCTGGTTAATCGGTTGAAAATAGGTGAACGGACCAAACCCCCCTACCCCTTTAACCCAGCCCCACCCGGCCCCCTTGTACCGGTCCGGGCCGGTCCGGAAACGGGCTGACCCGGCCCGTTAGACACCCATATGCAAGCCTGGGCGTGAGGGGGTGTTGAGTTCTGTCTCACATCGGTGGGTAATGGGtgtcttggtctccttatatggtcttggacAATTCTCACCTCATAAGCTAGCTTTTGGGATTGAGTTAGTCCCAAGGTCCATTTTATCAGGTTGAAAATATGGACCACTTAATGTAGTTCCTGAGAACTTTACGGCTTAAGTGATCTAGAAAGGAACCAGCTAAAGAAGCCTATGGTGCTTCTCCGACCGATGCTGCATTTTACTTTTCTTCTTGATGACTTAAATGGAGTTagcattttcttttctcttttttaaaaaagaatccATTAATTACTCCGGTCGATTGCATTTAAAGAAAGAATCTGCGCCTACGGTTCCCTGGATGCAAGCATCTTTGAGATATCTTCAGTATTATGTAAAAGTGGATGAGTTAACAGTTGAATTTCCAAGTAACTCATAAATTCTGGTGAAGTTTGTTTCTTTAATATAACTTCTCAGGATTGAGTATTACGTGTACACGTGATAATGACTTTTTAAGTATTAAAtcagaaataaaaaggaaaaatccgTGCTTTGCTGAAGCTTCACACCCTAACTGGCAATAGCAATTTTGTCGGCAGGTTGGAGTAGCTGCATTTGACTTGCGATCAGCTTCACTGCATCTTTCTCAGTATATAGAGACTAGCAGCTCCTATCAAAATACAAAGACTTTACTACAGTTCTATGAACCTATGGCGATCATTGTTCCTCCAAATAAACTGGCAGCAGATGGAATGGTCGGAGTCTCACAGCTAGCTGATGGATTTTGTTCCTCCACAAGAAAGGTGTTGCCTCTAAACATATTGGTGGCTCTATTTCGATAAAATGCGTAATTTCTAATTCTTAAAAGCTTAGGACTTATGCTTATGTTGATGTAAACAGGTTATAATGAATCGTGGTTGCTTTGATGATACCAGGGTAGTTCTGAAACTATGCATTTTCGACTCTGCTGCTTCTCCATTAAATAGCACTGACACTACTTCATACTTTAATATGTTATGAAGGGAGCTGTACTGGTTAAAGGATTAGCTGCTAAGGAACCGTCTGCTCTTGGTTTGGACTCATACTACAAGCAATATTATTTGTGTCTGGCTGCAGCAGCGGCAACTATCAAGTGGTATGATGCTATGGTGACTTTCAATTTAATGGACATGGTATTGAAATATTTCATCTGCACTTCTTGCATAGAATGAAAACTTCGAGTTCTTTGGTAAATTCTTGAGAGTCGTGATGCACTCCGTAGAACAGTTAGCAACAGCATTAATATCCATATCTGCTAGGCAACACTCAAATAGGCTTATTTGCTCTAAGAGTGTCATCAATGCTCTTTTCTGACACACAGTTTGCAATTTGATCTAGTGAGCTCATGAATGTCACAGTTAGTATAGGTCTAAGTTATGTGTTACTTTTCTAGAGTGTAAAAGAGCTAGCCCAAGTCAACAGATATGCCCTCAAATCACTCTAGAGAGAGCTAAAAATACTCTCCGCCGATGAGTAACATTGTGGTGTTGCACCATCGACATGAGACTTTGAGATCTCATCCTTAGCCCAATGGAAATACTTGTTCCTGCATTTCATTAAACTGTGGTCCTCAAATGATAAGCCACCTTTAAACATCCGAATTTCGTCAAATTAATATGTTACTTTGTTGATACTGACAACCTTGAGTATGTGAAGTCTGTCATTCATTAGCTTTTATGAAAAACTAAAACACTTTTGATGCTTGGCAGGATTATAACCAAGAATTCATTCACATATTACCAATATGTGAATCCAAAAAGGATTTGTTTTAAGCATATTAAAGATGCTAGTAATTTAGAGGAAAACTGCCTCTTGTTTCACTTGATTATTTtcagatatgatatgcaagtacaTCATGTGCAGGATTGAAGCAGAGAAAGGTGTTATTGTGGTAAATCACTCTTTGCTGGTATGTGCGACTTCTCATGCATAAAAGAGCCAAATAGGAGGGAAAAACACTTCACCTTATTGAACCTATCTACTGCAAGCATGATTTTGCCATGCAAAGTGGTTTCACATAGTGcaactattattttattaaataggAGTGAAAAACACTTCAACTTATTTAACCTATCTACTGCAAGCATGATTTTGCCATGCAAAATGGTTTCACATAGTGCaactattatttttattattatgtccATCACATTGCGCCACATTAAAGTGTAATTTAAAGTGAAAGAAGTATGAACTAGTCCCTGTTCACCAATATTCAGTGATTTGTTTGTGATTATTGTAGTTGCAGCAACGCCAATAAATTTTACCAAGAAAGAAGAATGTCTCAGATCATGTTTTTGCATACTATTGGCAAGAACAATCTGTCCTAGTAGGTCTTAAAGTAACATATTTTGTGTTAATTGATACTTACTATGTCCAGCTTTGGTATATAGAACTAGAACATTGCAATGATGAAAACTTTCTTTCTTTATTCATTTGAATTTTTGGCGGGTGAGGGGTTAGTGAGTTAGCTAAGCTTTTCCTATTTCTTAGCGAAAATTGAAGTGGCATGATTTTCAACTTTTTGAAGGTTAGGATATTGAGTATTTTGTCCACTGGTGTCCTTTAAAGGGCCATATGCGCTATTTCTTTGAAGCTCCTTTGGAAGAGAGATTTCTCATTTTGTGATCAAGAAACAGAAATgttaatatatagatataaatgTGCCATTATGGTGGATGTAGCATATCTAAGAATTTCATGGAACTTTGAGTAGTCAAAAGGAGTATTCGAGATTCAAAGTTGTCTTCTCTTTCCACAGGTTACCTTCAATGGATCTTTTGACCACATGAACATTGATGCCACCAGGTAACTTCCTCATACCAAATTAGTGGCTGTTGCATATCAGCTTGGATCTATCACTTACTAGTCATACTGGCTACTGAGTTCCATTTCAGCTGATAACATCAGCATTACGCTTTCAATTATCCTAAAGGATTGTGTTTAGAAAAGTTAGAATTTATTGTAAGACTTTGTAGATGATCTAAATTTTATACTTTGTCGTTGATGGCAGTGTTCAGAACTTGGAGATAATTGAGCCTATGCACTCTTCTCTTTTGGGCACAAACAGCAAAAAGAGAAGTTTATTCCACATGCTTAAAACAACTCGAACTATTGGCGGGTATGGAAATAATTGCATTGATAAGCTGGTAATAATCTGTCAGTTCATGGTTATAAATGTCTTTGTGCAATTCTATTCAGTGTGCCTCTTGTTTCACATGATAAGGTTGTGTGATAGACATTACTTTTCAATTTCTACACCTAGATTGTGTTATACCTAATATACAGAACTGTGAATGGTGTAGGATTTAGCTTGGTTTCTGTAATACAAAAACCCTAAATTACTGGGAATCATATACCAATTTATAAATATTATTCAGATGACTGTCAACAATGTTAACCTGCTATATGGAGCACATCATTGTATATGAAAAGACAGTCAGTTTTGTGCTTAATGCCTTTTGCCACTTTGTGAATACAAGAATGATAAACGTAAATACTAAGCCCACACTTGAGGCAACTTCATAGTTCTTATGTTAAAGTTCTGCACAGGATGGAAAATTCTGTAATCTGTCTATTTCAGTATGCTGTGCACCTACAACATAAATCTGTGTTTGCTTGATCATACTCCACCGCAGGACTAGACTTCTGAGGGCAAATCTTTTGCAGCCTCTGAAAGACATAGAGACCATTAACACTCGACTCAATTGCCTGGTAGGTTTTCAATGTATTGCATGAGACAGAAGAATATATGACATGCTCTGCTACTATAGAATCAGATTTTGCTGCCATCCCTCCAGTAAATTTTCATGTTATTTTTTTACATTCGTTTAGCAATCTTCTGCGTTAAGAATTTCTCTATTGCGGTTGTATCTCCTCTAGAAGATCTATTTTATTGAGAGTAAGCCTTCTCAGGAAAAGGctttattttttaaatgttagtGTTGCTTTGGGTGATCGAAACAGGAAGGAGGAGATTGAGGGTTCTCTGAACTACTAGCTGAACTGAGGTGTTCCACAGGAAAATTAAAGTTTTTAAGACTGAGGGGAATATGCTGTTTGACTACAGCTACCAGATTATGCAATCACACTGGTCATTACTTGATGGAGTTTTGGTGCCAATAAAATTTAACCAGCCTGCAGCTGCTTTCTGAGTGTTATTATCCTGTAGTTTATGCCGTGCCTTTCAGGATGTAATGTGATCCAGTCAAAACCTGTGACACTTTTATCATTTTATATCCAGGATGAGTTGATGAGCAATGAGCAGCTATTCTTTGGCTTGTCTCAGGCCCTTCGTAAGTTTCCGAAAGAAACAGGTAACGTCATAGAAAGGAGGTTGATTCTCTCTTGTATTCTATATGGCTTGTCCCATTTCAGAAAGTTGACCTATGTTTCTCCATCCAGATAGGGTCCTTTGTCACTTCTGCTTCAAGCCAAAGAGAGTTACTAATGAAGTCTTGGCTTCAGATAATGGAAGGAGGAACCAAATTATGATATCCAGCATTATTCTTCTCAAAACCGCTCTTGATGCTTTACCGTTACTCTCCCAGGTGCAGCATCATTGTTGGGGTCAGGCATTCACTTTTCTGTATCTTGTATGGTACAATGATTAGCTTGTGATTCAGGTGCTTAAAGAAGCCAAGAGTTGTCTGCTGGGAAATGTTTACAAGTCCATATGTGAGaatgaaaaatatacttcaatcaGGAACAGGTAACGTTCATATTTGCTTAGATACCTGACTCTTCCCTCCAATCCCTCTCCAtgttggtgagccccacttcagaATTCAGACAGTTCCATTTTTTCATTGTTAATGTATCTTCAATATTCTCCACCTCAATCCCTTCTAGGACTTTCTTCTTTTTCCGTTCTTGTTTTTCTGAAAGAGAGGATTCCTGTTCCTCCTTAATTTTGTTTACGTCCATGAGCTAATTATTCCTCTGCATCTATCAATCCTTGTAACTGATTTGCAGTTCTAATATGATTTAGGATATTCGATGAATACTGCAATTCATATGTTTATTTTATCCATGTGATATTTGTTCTCTCAGAATTGGAGAagtgattgatgaagatgtcCTTCATACACGAGTTCCTTTTGTTGCACGGACACAGCAGTGTTTTGCTCTTAAGGCTGGAGTTGATGGGCTTCTTGATATGGCCCGTAGATCATTTTGTGACACCAGCGAAGGTTTTTCTGCCATATTACATGTTCTTTTCCCTTCTAAGTTCATTGTCTTAGTTTCTAACAAACACTGAATTTGTAGCTATATACGACCTAGCAAATAAGTATCGTGAAGATTTCAGACTGCCAAACTTGAAGATCCCATTCAATAACAGGAAAGGGTTTTACTTTAGCATTCCGCAAAAGGACATACAGGGAAAACTACCCAGCAAGTTCATCCAGGTTGTCATGCTATATTAAAAATTAAACTTTTATTAAGCATTTATGCTTCTTTTCCTCTAACAACTTTCACGCTAATCAGGTCATGAAACATGGAAACAATGTCCATTGCTCCAGTCTTGAACTTGCTTCAGTGAGTATTACCTGGCATCCATTGCTACATTCCTCTGTAGGCTCCATTTGGTTTGGTGCAAAACATATTCCAGAAGATATTGCTCTTGCAAATTTTCATGAGGAAAACCCGGCAAATCAACTTGAAGCAATAACTCTTAAGGGCGGGAGTGAATGCACCATTGGGGATGGGGCACGAAGGCTAAAAGAAAAAGTAGTGGATCAGCGTAAAATGTTTTCAATATGCAATAATGTGAAAGGGAAGTGTGGGAATACTGTTTGGTGATAGTTGTATAGGTTGGTGAAAGCAAGTGTTAAGCGAGGACATAGACAACTCTAGTGGAAAATCACTAACACTCTTGAAAATACCTaagttgttttctttcatacaacaacaacaacatactcagtaaaatcccactagtggggtctggggagagtagacTGTACGGCCATACCCTTACCCCgaaaagggtagagaggctgtttccgggagactctcggctcaatcaagagagacaataatatcagaaaagaaacaaaagaaaaggcatGTAACAACAAACGATGccagaaagaaaataacacaacGAATAAGTGAAAGGACAATAACAcctgttagcggaaacgtaaaagaaagaacacaagatttaacgtggttcggatcaaaataatcctacgtccaccagagaacaattgcccttttaatattaacaaaggaaggagagatttcccaattacacttaagagaatttctctcttaactctctactcactacaatgtattgtattattttgggatgatttctacaagtgaaggagtgcatctatttatagaggtaaagacctcctcttgatgtcattggtgacatcaaactacctcctcttgatgtcatgggtgacatcaaaggaggaagcttcctcctagcatccacaccaactctttccaccaactcttccaattggcatgccattgttgactaaacataaaccaacattttcagcatgccattgttaactaaacataaaccaacattttcaatctccaccttggtttgcgtttcgagcgtgtgaacaactctggccaaaacttctaagcttactgggcaaccccgttgtaagaaacaagaagaatcaaaccattgttgaacataccacctccacctagcaactgttctcttcggagttgcatcagttgatgcacacccccgccaagtccttgcagtgtgcaaacttagcgagcgggactatcttggtcaacatg is a genomic window containing:
- the LOC107788296 gene encoding DNA mismatch repair protein MSH4-like isoform X1 codes for the protein MEDDTGERSSFVIGLIENRAKEVGVAAFDLRSASLHLSQYIETSSSYQNTKTLLQFYEPMAIIVPPNKLAADGMVGVSQLADGFCSSTRKVIMNRGCFDDTRGAVLVKGLAAKEPSALGLDSYYKQYYLCLAAAAATIKWIEAEKGVIVVNHSLLVTFNGSFDHMNIDATSVQNLEIIEPMHSSLLGTNSKKRSLFHMLKTTRTIGGTRLLRANLLQPLKDIETINTRLNCLDELMSNEQLFFGLSQALRKFPKETDRVLCHFCFKPKRVTNEVLASDNGRRNQIMISSIILLKTALDALPLLSQVLKEAKSCLLGNVYKSICENEKYTSIRNRIGEVIDEDVLHTRVPFVARTQQCFALKAGVDGLLDMARRSFCDTSEAIYDLANKYREDFRLPNLKIPFNNRKGFYFSIPQKDIQGKLPSKFIQVMKHGNNVHCSSLELASLNARNKSAAKECWLRTALCLEALMDAIREDVSVLTILSEVLCLLDMMVNSFAHTISTKPVGRYTRPNFTCDGPLAIDSGRHPILESINNDLIPNGIFLSEASNMAIVMGPNMSGKSTYLQQVCLTVILAQIGCYIPARFATLRVVDRIFTRMGTMDSLESNSSTFMTEMKETAFIMQNVSPRSLIVMDELGRATSSSDGFAVAWSCCEQLLALKAYSIFATHMENLSELATMYPNVKILHFDVDVRNNRMDFKFLLKDGLRHVPHYGLMLAGVAGLPSSVVETAKRITSRIKEKEMKRMEVNYRQYQDIQLTYQVAQRLMCLKFSDQDEDSLRDALQDLKESYLSGRHKDN
- the LOC107788296 gene encoding DNA mismatch repair protein MSH4-like isoform X2: MEDDTGERSSFVIGLIENRAKEVGVAAFDLRSASLHLSQYIETSSSYQNTKTLLQFYEPMAIIVPPNKLAADGMVGVSQLADGFCSSTRKVIMNRGCFDDTRGAVLVKGLAAKEPSALGLDSYYKQYYLCLAAAAATIKWIEAEKGVIVVTFNGSFDHMNIDATSVQNLEIIEPMHSSLLGTNSKKRSLFHMLKTTRTIGGTRLLRANLLQPLKDIETINTRLNCLDELMSNEQLFFGLSQALRKFPKETDRVLCHFCFKPKRVTNEVLASDNGRRNQIMISSIILLKTALDALPLLSQVLKEAKSCLLGNVYKSICENEKYTSIRNRIGEVIDEDVLHTRVPFVARTQQCFALKAGVDGLLDMARRSFCDTSEAIYDLANKYREDFRLPNLKIPFNNRKGFYFSIPQKDIQGKLPSKFIQVMKHGNNVHCSSLELASLNARNKSAAKECWLRTALCLEALMDAIREDVSVLTILSEVLCLLDMMVNSFAHTISTKPVGRYTRPNFTCDGPLAIDSGRHPILESINNDLIPNGIFLSEASNMAIVMGPNMSGKSTYLQQVCLTVILAQIGCYIPARFATLRVVDRIFTRMGTMDSLESNSSTFMTEMKETAFIMQNVSPRSLIVMDELGRATSSSDGFAVAWSCCEQLLALKAYSIFATHMENLSELATMYPNVKILHFDVDVRNNRMDFKFLLKDGLRHVPHYGLMLAGVAGLPSSVVETAKRITSRIKEKEMKRMEVNYRQYQDIQLTYQVAQRLMCLKFSDQDEDSLRDALQDLKESYLSGRHKDN
- the LOC107788296 gene encoding DNA mismatch repair protein MSH4-like isoform X3; the encoded protein is MEDDTGERSSFVIGLIENRAKEVGVAAFDLRSASLHLSQYIETSSSYQNTKTLLQFYEPMAIIVPPNKLAADGMVGVSQLADGFCSSTRKVIMNRGCFDDTRGAVLVKGLAAKEPSALGLDSYYKQYYLCLAAAAATIKWIEAEKGVIVVNHSLLVTFNGSFDHMNIDATSVQNLEIIEPMHSSLLGTNSKKRSLFHMLKTTRTIGGYGNNCIDKLDELMSNEQLFFGLSQALRKFPKETDRVLCHFCFKPKRVTNEVLASDNGRRNQIMISSIILLKTALDALPLLSQVLKEAKSCLLGNVYKSICENEKYTSIRNRIGEVIDEDVLHTRVPFVARTQQCFALKAGVDGLLDMARRSFCDTSEAIYDLANKYREDFRLPNLKIPFNNRKGFYFSIPQKDIQGKLPSKFIQVMKHGNNVHCSSLELASLNARNKSAAKECWLRTALCLEALMDAIREDVSVLTILSEVLCLLDMMVNSFAHTISTKPVGRYTRPNFTCDGPLAIDSGRHPILESINNDLIPNGIFLSEASNMAIVMGPNMSGKSTYLQQVCLTVILAQIGCYIPARFATLRVVDRIFTRMGTMDSLESNSSTFMTEMKETAFIMQNVSPRSLIVMDELGRATSSSDGFAVAWSCCEQLLALKAYSIFATHMENLSELATMYPNVKILHFDVDVRNNRMDFKFLLKDGLRHVPHYGLMLAGVAGLPSSVVETAKRITSRIKEKEMKRMEVNYRQYQDIQLTYQVAQRLMCLKFSDQDEDSLRDALQDLKESYLSGRHKDN